A portion of the Macaca mulatta isolate MMU2019108-1 chromosome 4, T2T-MMU8v2.0, whole genome shotgun sequence genome contains these proteins:
- the CD164 gene encoding sialomucin core protein 24 isoform X2, which yields MSRLSRSLLWAVTCLAVLCVLSAEENPTPHTNVTSLAPTSNITSAPVTSLPLVTTPAPETCEGRNSCVSCFNASTVNTTCFWIECKDESYCSHNSTVSDCQVGNTTDFCSAKPTVQPSPSTTSKTVTTSGTTNTTVTPTSQPVRKSTFDAASFIGGIVLVLGVQAVIFFLYKFCKSKERNYHTL from the exons ATGTCGCGGCTCTCCCGCTCACTGCTTTGGGCCGTCACCTGCCTGGCCGTGCTCTGCGTGCTGTCTGCGGAAGAGAACCCAACCCCGCACACGAACGTGACGAGTTTAGCGCCCACCTCCAACATAACCTCGGCGCCGGTGACGTCCCTCCCGCTGGTCACCACTCCGGCACCAG aAACCTGTGAAGGTCGAAACAGCTGCGTTTCCTGTTTTAATGCTAGCACTGTTAATACTACCTGCTTTTGGATAGAATGTAAAG ATGAGAGCTATTGTTCACATAACTCAACAGTTAGTGATTGTCAAGTGGGGAACACGACAGACTTCTGTTCTG CTAAACCCACAGTTCAGCCCTCCCCTTCTACAACTTCCAAGACAGTTACTACATCAG GTACAACAAATACCACTGTGACTCCAACCTCACAACCTGTGCGAAAGTCTACCTTTGATGCAGCCAGTTTCATTGGAGGAATTGTCCTGGTCTTGGGTGTGCAggctgtaattttctttctttataaattctgcaAATCTAAAGAACGAAATTACCACACTCTGTAA
- the CD164 gene encoding sialomucin core protein 24 precursor — MSRLSRSLLWAVTCLAVLCVLSAEENPTPHTNVTSLAPTSNITSAPVTSLPLVTTPAPETCEGRNSCVSCFNASTVNTTCFWIECKDESYCSHNSTVSDCQVGNTTDFCSVPTATLVPTANSTAKPTVQPSPSTTSKTVTTSGTTNTTVTPTSQPVRKSTFDAASFIGGIVLVLGVQAVIFFLYKFCKSKERNYHTL; from the exons ATGTCGCGGCTCTCCCGCTCACTGCTTTGGGCCGTCACCTGCCTGGCCGTGCTCTGCGTGCTGTCTGCGGAAGAGAACCCAACCCCGCACACGAACGTGACGAGTTTAGCGCCCACCTCCAACATAACCTCGGCGCCGGTGACGTCCCTCCCGCTGGTCACCACTCCGGCACCAG aAACCTGTGAAGGTCGAAACAGCTGCGTTTCCTGTTTTAATGCTAGCACTGTTAATACTACCTGCTTTTGGATAGAATGTAAAG ATGAGAGCTATTGTTCACATAACTCAACAGTTAGTGATTGTCAAGTGGGGAACACGACAGACTTCTGTTCTG tgcCCACAGCCACTCTGGTGCCAACAGCCAATTCTACAG CTAAACCCACAGTTCAGCCCTCCCCTTCTACAACTTCCAAGACAGTTACTACATCAG GTACAACAAATACCACTGTGACTCCAACCTCACAACCTGTGCGAAAGTCTACCTTTGATGCAGCCAGTTTCATTGGAGGAATTGTCCTGGTCTTGGGTGTGCAggctgtaattttctttctttataaattctgcaAATCTAAAGAACGAAATTACCACACTCTGTAA
- the CD164 gene encoding sialomucin core protein 24 isoform X1: MSRLSRSLLWAVTCLAVLCVLSAEENPTPHTNVTSLAPTSNITSAPVTSLPLVTTPAPETCEGRNSCVSCFNASTVNTTCFWIECKDESYCSHNSTVSDCQVGNTTDFCSVVPTATLVPTANSTAKPTVQPSPSTTSKTVTTSGTTNTTVTPTSQPVRKSTFDAASFIGGIVLVLGVQAVIFFLYKFCKSKERNYHTL; the protein is encoded by the exons ATGTCGCGGCTCTCCCGCTCACTGCTTTGGGCCGTCACCTGCCTGGCCGTGCTCTGCGTGCTGTCTGCGGAAGAGAACCCAACCCCGCACACGAACGTGACGAGTTTAGCGCCCACCTCCAACATAACCTCGGCGCCGGTGACGTCCCTCCCGCTGGTCACCACTCCGGCACCAG aAACCTGTGAAGGTCGAAACAGCTGCGTTTCCTGTTTTAATGCTAGCACTGTTAATACTACCTGCTTTTGGATAGAATGTAAAG ATGAGAGCTATTGTTCACATAACTCAACAGTTAGTGATTGTCAAGTGGGGAACACGACAGACTTCTGTTCTG tagtgcCCACAGCCACTCTGGTGCCAACAGCCAATTCTACAG CTAAACCCACAGTTCAGCCCTCCCCTTCTACAACTTCCAAGACAGTTACTACATCAG GTACAACAAATACCACTGTGACTCCAACCTCACAACCTGTGCGAAAGTCTACCTTTGATGCAGCCAGTTTCATTGGAGGAATTGTCCTGGTCTTGGGTGTGCAggctgtaattttctttctttataaattctgcaAATCTAAAGAACGAAATTACCACACTCTGTAA